AGCGGCCTGGCGGCCGGGATCGACGCGGCCGCCCACGAGGGGGCGATGTCCGGCGGCGCGCCGACCTGGGGGGTGCTGGCCAGCGGGCCCGGCGGTCGCTACCAGCACGGCGGGCCCGCGCTCCTCCGCCGCGTCCGGGAGGCCGGCGGGCTCCTCAGCGAGCTGCCGCCGGGCCGCGAGCCGCGCAAGCACGATTTCCGCTGGCGGAACCGGCTGATCGCCGCCCTCGGATGGATGACGCTGGTGGTGGAAGCGCCGGCGGGAAGCGGGGCCCTGCTGACGGTGCAGGCCGCGCAGGAGATGGGGCGAACCGTTCTGGCCTTCCCTGGCGACCCGGAGCGGCCACAGTCCTGGGGGACGAACCGGCTGCTGCGCGATGGCGCTGCCCGGATGGTTCTGGATGCGGAGGACGTGCTGGCGCTGCTGGAGCTGGAGAGCCCCTGGCGGCGGCCCCCGGCCGCCGGCGAGGCGGGTCCGCTGGCGCGGGCGCTCCGGAACCTGCCGTCTGCCGAGCGCCGCATGCTCGACGCGGTGGCCCGCCAGCCACGACCCTTGGGCGCCCTCTGCGAGGCCGCCGGCTTCGGCCTGAGCACGGGCAGCGCGCTGCTTCTCCGGCTGGAGCTGGCGGGCTGGGTCCAGCGCGACGCCTCGGGCACCTACCACCTGGGCGCCCCCGCGCGCAAGGCGCTGGGCCTCCGCTGAGGGACTTCCTTGCAAGCGGCATCCGCCAGCGTATAAATGTAGCGTACCGGCGGCGCCCCGCGCGCCCGGGGGCGACCGCCGTCCTGCGAGGGGTGTGAGCCTTTTGGCGCGTTCGCTGGTGATCGTGGAGTCGCCCGCCAAGGCGCGGACCATCGGAAAGTTCCTGGGCCGCGCCTACCACGTGGAGGCCACCATGGGGCACGTCCGCGACCTGCCCAAGAGCCAGCTGGGGGTGGACGTGGAGGCCGGCTTCGAGCCTCGCTACATCACCATCCGCGGCAAGGGCGAGGTGGTGCGGCGCCTCCGG
The sequence above is a segment of the Bacillota bacterium genome. Coding sequences within it:
- a CDS encoding DNA-protecting protein DprA, producing MMGVAWDPEVEAAAALTALPPLGPVRIDRLLREAGSARAAVAQGAAWIGRAAGLAAAERAELERAWRPALGRETVEAAAAHGFRPVLRGTEGYPEALFQVRLPPLLLWVAGRAPGDGEPRLALVGTRRASDSGRRLARRVAESLAAAGVGLVSGLAAGIDAAAHEGAMSGGAPTWGVLASGPGGRYQHGGPALLRRVREAGGLLSELPPGREPRKHDFRWRNRLIAALGWMTLVVEAPAGSGALLTVQAAQEMGRTVLAFPGDPERPQSWGTNRLLRDGAARMVLDAEDVLALLELESPWRRPPAAGEAGPLARALRNLPSAERRMLDAVARQPRPLGALCEAAGFGLSTGSALLLRLELAGWVQRDASGTYHLGAPARKALGLR
- a CDS encoding DNA topoisomerase I (catalyzes the ATP-dependent breakage of single-stranded DNA followed by passage and rejoining, maintains net negative superhelicity); amino-acid sequence: MARSLVIVESPAKARTIGKFLGRAYHVEATMGHVRDLPKSQLGVDVEAGFEPRYITIRGKGEVVRRLREEAAKAERVLLATDPDREGEAISWHLAQLLGLDPEARCRI